The Falsibacillus pallidus genome has a segment encoding these proteins:
- the miaA gene encoding tRNA (adenosine(37)-N6)-dimethylallyltransferase MiaA — protein MEKKKLIVLIGPTAVGKTALSIELAKEFGCEIISGDSMQVYRGMDIGTAKITEQEMEGIPHHLIDIKDPSEPFSAAEFQQIVRNKIDEIHSRGKMPMIVGGTGLYIQAVLYDYQFTETPGDEIFRKKLEQRAQIEGNIGLYEDLKGIDSHSAKNIHPNNVRRVIRALEIYQCTGKTMSEYQESQDSEMLYDTALVGLTMDREMLYQRINHRVELMVQEGLVEEVKRLHEKNLRDVQSIQAIGYKEIYEYLDGNSSFDEALENLKQNSRRYAKRQLTWFRNKMDVQWFDVTNQKDSQKNFRKISDFIAGKIALKSNR, from the coding sequence TTGGAAAAGAAGAAACTGATCGTACTGATCGGACCAACAGCAGTAGGCAAGACAGCACTGAGCATTGAACTCGCCAAGGAATTTGGGTGTGAAATCATCAGCGGCGATTCCATGCAGGTATATAGGGGAATGGATATAGGGACAGCAAAAATTACAGAGCAGGAGATGGAAGGGATTCCTCATCATTTAATTGATATTAAGGATCCGAGCGAACCTTTTTCTGCTGCTGAATTCCAGCAGATTGTCCGCAATAAAATTGATGAGATTCATTCTCGGGGCAAAATGCCGATGATTGTTGGAGGAACGGGGCTATACATACAAGCAGTCCTTTACGACTATCAATTTACAGAAACCCCTGGAGATGAAATCTTCAGAAAGAAATTAGAGCAAAGAGCACAAATAGAAGGAAATATTGGTTTATACGAAGACCTAAAGGGTATTGACTCTCATAGTGCCAAAAATATTCATCCTAATAATGTAAGAAGGGTCATCCGGGCGTTGGAGATTTATCAGTGCACAGGGAAAACCATGTCTGAATATCAGGAAAGTCAAGATTCCGAGATGCTCTATGATACCGCACTCGTTGGATTGACCATGGACAGGGAAATGCTTTACCAGCGTATCAACCATCGTGTAGAGCTGATGGTTCAGGAGGGGCTCGTGGAGGAAGTCAAAAGACTTCATGAGAAAAATCTCCGAGATGTCCAGTCCATCCAGGCAATTGGATATAAAGAAATTTATGAATATTTGGATGGGAACTCATCGTTTGATGAAGCGCTTGAAAATCTTAAGCAAAATTCCAGGCGATATGCCAAAAGGCAATTGACCTGGTTCCGCAATAAAATGGATGTCCAATGGTTTGATGTTACAAATCAAAAAGATTCACAGAAAAATTTCCGTAAAATATCTGATTTTATTGCAGGAAAGATTGCTTTAAAATCGAATAGATAA
- a CDS encoding trimeric intracellular cation channel family protein → MTWEVLSIIGTIAFAVSGAFIAMEEEYDILGVYILGIVTAFGGGAIRNLLIGVPVSALWEQGMLFQIAMLSITAVFLFPNDLLKHWKRWGNFFDAIGLSAFAIQGALYATEMHHPLSAVIVAAVLTGSGGGIIRDLLAGRKPIVLRSEIYAVWAILCGVAVGLKMIDSPLELYGLFLITTVLRVLSYTYKWKLPNRPFRMNHPL, encoded by the coding sequence ATGACATGGGAAGTATTAAGCATCATTGGGACCATTGCTTTTGCGGTTTCAGGGGCATTCATCGCTATGGAAGAAGAATATGATATATTAGGAGTTTACATATTAGGGATCGTTACAGCTTTCGGCGGAGGGGCGATAAGGAACTTGCTCATTGGGGTGCCGGTTTCCGCCCTCTGGGAACAAGGGATGCTATTCCAGATTGCAATGCTTTCAATCACAGCTGTTTTCCTTTTTCCAAATGATCTTTTGAAGCATTGGAAAAGATGGGGAAACTTCTTTGACGCAATCGGATTATCTGCATTTGCCATCCAAGGTGCATTGTATGCAACCGAAATGCACCATCCATTAAGTGCAGTAATTGTAGCAGCTGTATTGACAGGGAGCGGCGGCGGAATCATCAGGGACCTGCTCGCAGGAAGGAAGCCGATTGTCCTTCGTTCAGAAATTTACGCTGTTTGGGCTATCCTTTGCGGAGTAGCAGTAGGACTGAAGATGATCGATTCTCCTTTGGAACTATATGGACTATTTTTAATCACAACTGTGCTTCGTGTCCTATCATACACCTACAAATGGAAGCTTCCTAATAGACCTTTCAGAATGAACCACCCTTTATAA
- the spoVK gene encoding stage V sporulation protein K: MDQPIRMKNNGQISIVLNSQKTTAVKSLDKKELMPKSLSQEHAALREIELELSELVGMEDMKQMIKEVYAWIYINKKREAMGLKAGKQALHMMFKGNPGTGKTTIARLIGKLFLKMNVLSKGHLIEAERADLVGEYIGHTAQKTRDLIKKSLGGILFIDEAYSLGRGGEKDFGKEAIDTLVKHMEDKQHEFILILAGYSREMEYFLSLNPGLHSRFPLVFSFPDYSVEELMEIGKRMMSEKEYVLSHDAERRLREHLFEVKNSYSPASFSNGRYVRNIIEKSIRAQAMRLLMQNGFDRHELITLRSNDLIFPDNE; this comes from the coding sequence TTGGATCAGCCAATCCGTATGAAAAATAACGGGCAAATCAGTATCGTATTGAACTCTCAAAAAACGACTGCAGTAAAATCTCTTGATAAAAAAGAGTTAATGCCAAAATCTCTTTCTCAAGAACATGCGGCACTGCGTGAAATTGAATTGGAATTAAGCGAACTTGTCGGTATGGAAGATATGAAACAAATGATAAAAGAAGTTTATGCCTGGATTTACATTAATAAAAAAAGAGAAGCAATGGGCTTGAAAGCCGGAAAACAAGCGCTCCATATGATGTTTAAAGGGAATCCGGGAACAGGTAAGACAACAATAGCAAGACTAATCGGAAAACTGTTCTTAAAAATGAATGTGCTGTCCAAAGGTCATTTAATAGAGGCAGAGAGAGCGGATCTGGTCGGTGAATATATAGGCCACACCGCTCAAAAAACGAGGGATTTAATCAAAAAATCCCTCGGAGGCATTTTATTCATCGATGAAGCTTATTCATTGGGCCGTGGAGGAGAAAAGGATTTTGGAAAGGAAGCCATTGATACCCTAGTTAAACATATGGAAGATAAGCAGCACGAGTTCATTTTAATTCTGGCTGGCTACTCAAGGGAAATGGAATATTTCCTCAGTTTGAATCCCGGTCTCCATTCCCGCTTTCCGCTGGTTTTTAGCTTTCCGGATTATTCGGTTGAGGAACTAATGGAGATTGGCAAGCGGATGATGAGTGAAAAGGAATATGTTCTGAGCCATGATGCAGAGAGAAGACTTAGAGAACATCTTTTTGAGGTCAAGAATTCTTATTCGCCTGCCAGTTTTTCCAATGGACGCTACGTGAGAAATATCATTGAAAAATCCATTCGGGCACAGGCAATGCGTTTATTAATGCAGAATGGTTTTGATCGGCATGAACTTATTACACTGAGAAGCAACGACTTGATTTTCCCTGATAACGAATAA
- a CDS encoding MerR family transcriptional regulator has translation MNNSNIRRTMPLFPIGIVMQLTDLTARQIRYYEEHELIFPARTEGNRRLFSLNDIDKLLEIKDFLDNGINMAGIKKIFEVKSAADSAIHTKKDAEKARRDLSDEELRKLLRSELQHAGRFNRSSLRQGDMSRFFH, from the coding sequence ATGAACAATAGTAATATTCGCCGTACAATGCCTTTATTTCCGATTGGGATTGTCATGCAGCTGACGGATTTGACTGCAAGGCAAATTCGTTATTATGAAGAGCATGAGCTGATTTTCCCTGCCAGGACTGAAGGCAATCGCCGCCTCTTTTCCTTAAATGACATTGATAAGCTGCTTGAAATCAAAGATTTTTTAGACAATGGAATCAATATGGCAGGAATCAAGAAAATCTTTGAAGTGAAGTCGGCAGCCGATTCAGCGATTCATACTAAAAAGGATGCTGAAAAAGCAAGACGTGATTTATCTGATGAGGAATTGAGGAAACTGTTGAGATCAGAATTGCAGCATGCAGGAAGATTCAACCGTTCTTCTCTCAGGCAGGGTGACATGTCGCGCTTTTTTCACTAA
- a CDS encoding penicillin acylase family protein, which translates to MEAVIQKKRKRALRNIGIWAAAIIFLIGMSAIVFVNVYTSRSLPVISGTIHIKGLNAAVQVIRDENGVPHLKADNEHDLFMAQGYVQAQDRLFQMDLSRRQASGRLSEVIGKATIDRDKFFRTLGLRRAAEASYPNYSSNAKSVMEAFAAGVNAYIKEASADKKLPVEFTLLGYKPEKWTPVDSLTIGKYMAFDLGGHWQGQAFRYWALKNLPENKAKELFPSYPNDAPTIISAIKGTNLDVKNSFAASVIPPEFNGSNNWVVGGEKSESGKPLLADDPHLSLATPAIWYQMQLQTEEMNVSGVIFAGVPGIILGHNDHIAWGVTNTGPDVQDLYMEKRNPENKNEFLYNGQWEKAKVIDEPIRINGEETIPYKVTITRHGPIISEFAYQPDGENAFSLRWTALDPSSELEAILNMNKASDWPEFEEALKKFETPTQNFVFASDDGTIAYKANGKIPIRKKGDGLLPVPGWTDEYEWTGFIPYDELPKTVNPEEGFISSANNKVVSDDYPYHISNTWAQPYRQMRIQEVLKSKDKISVKDMEALQMDKTNLYAREFIPQFLEALKDVKLSKTAEQAVEILGDWDFVDDKDASAPLIFNLWMKEIPKVLYGKEIPVDMYDLFDGSQSVTDEILRKALKGEDSSWVKERGGIENLLANSLKNVLDQLSADYGNNPKKWAWGDYHKLYFEHPVSQASSILAYFFNHEKPAPIGGSQVTVQAASYEEDGVVDHGASWRFVIDTSDMSKAYHIVGPGQSGHFKSEWYHDQIDDWINGKYHTTRTDGKVKNGRDLTLKP; encoded by the coding sequence ATGGAGGCAGTCATACAGAAGAAAAGAAAAAGGGCGTTAAGGAATATTGGAATATGGGCCGCAGCAATCATATTTTTGATTGGAATGAGTGCAATTGTTTTTGTGAACGTTTACACATCCCGGTCTCTTCCTGTAATATCCGGCACAATCCATATCAAAGGATTAAATGCTGCTGTACAAGTGATTCGGGATGAAAATGGAGTTCCTCATTTGAAAGCGGATAATGAACATGATTTATTTATGGCTCAAGGATATGTACAAGCACAGGATCGACTCTTTCAGATGGATTTAAGCAGAAGGCAGGCTTCAGGGAGATTAAGTGAAGTAATCGGCAAAGCGACAATCGATCGTGATAAATTTTTTCGGACTTTAGGTCTTAGAAGAGCTGCAGAGGCATCTTACCCTAACTATTCGTCCAATGCAAAGTCTGTCATGGAAGCATTTGCGGCAGGTGTAAATGCATATATAAAAGAAGCTTCAGCAGATAAGAAGCTGCCGGTTGAATTTACTTTGCTGGGCTATAAACCAGAAAAATGGACCCCGGTTGATTCCCTAACAATCGGAAAATATATGGCATTTGATTTAGGTGGCCACTGGCAGGGGCAGGCATTCCGTTATTGGGCGCTAAAGAATCTGCCTGAAAACAAAGCAAAAGAATTATTTCCATCCTATCCAAATGATGCCCCCACTATCATATCTGCAATAAAAGGCACGAATTTGGATGTCAAAAATAGTTTTGCTGCAAGTGTCATTCCACCTGAATTCAATGGGAGCAATAACTGGGTAGTCGGCGGTGAAAAGAGTGAATCCGGCAAGCCGCTCCTTGCAGATGATCCACATTTATCTTTGGCAACGCCGGCTATCTGGTACCAAATGCAGCTTCAGACAGAGGAGATGAATGTAAGCGGGGTCATTTTTGCAGGAGTTCCGGGTATAATTCTTGGCCACAATGACCATATCGCTTGGGGTGTCACGAATACTGGCCCGGATGTACAGGATTTATATATGGAAAAACGCAATCCGGAAAATAAAAATGAATTCTTATACAACGGACAATGGGAAAAAGCAAAAGTAATAGATGAGCCAATCCGCATCAATGGAGAAGAAACCATTCCATATAAAGTCACCATAACAAGGCATGGCCCTATTATTTCGGAATTTGCTTATCAGCCTGATGGAGAAAACGCGTTTTCTTTGAGATGGACAGCTCTCGATCCTTCATCTGAACTTGAAGCCATTTTAAATATGAATAAAGCAAGTGATTGGCCAGAGTTCGAAGAAGCATTGAAAAAATTTGAAACACCGACCCAAAACTTTGTGTTTGCTTCTGATGATGGAACGATCGCTTATAAAGCAAATGGGAAAATCCCAATCAGAAAAAAAGGGGATGGGCTTCTTCCAGTCCCTGGTTGGACGGATGAATATGAATGGACAGGATTCATCCCGTATGATGAACTACCGAAAACCGTAAATCCAGAGGAAGGATTTATTTCTTCTGCTAACAATAAGGTGGTTTCCGACGATTATCCATACCATATCAGCAATACTTGGGCACAGCCATACCGTCAGATGAGAATCCAGGAGGTGCTGAAAAGCAAGGATAAAATCAGTGTTAAAGATATGGAAGCTTTGCAGATGGATAAAACAAATTTATATGCCAGGGAATTCATCCCTCAGTTTTTGGAAGCTTTGAAAGACGTGAAATTATCTAAAACTGCTGAACAGGCGGTGGAAATCCTTGGGGACTGGGATTTCGTTGATGATAAAGATGCATCCGCTCCCCTTATTTTCAATCTGTGGATGAAGGAAATACCGAAAGTACTTTACGGGAAAGAAATTCCTGTAGACATGTATGACTTATTTGATGGAAGCCAGTCTGTAACCGATGAAATATTAAGGAAAGCGTTGAAAGGAGAAGATAGTTCCTGGGTGAAAGAACGCGGAGGCATAGAAAACCTTTTAGCCAATTCCTTGAAAAACGTTTTGGATCAGCTTTCTGCTGACTATGGAAACAATCCCAAGAAATGGGCTTGGGGCGATTATCACAAACTCTATTTTGAACATCCTGTTTCACAGGCATCCAGTATACTAGCTTACTTCTTCAATCATGAAAAGCCGGCCCCTATTGGCGGCAGCCAAGTCACAGTCCAAGCTGCCAGCTATGAAGAAGATGGTGTAGTCGACCATGGCGCATCCTGGAGGTTTGTCATTGATACATCAGATATGTCGAAGGCCTACCATATTGTCGGACCCGGACAGTCTGGGCATTTTAAAAGTGAATGGTACCACGATCAAATAGATGATTGGATCAATGGGAAGTATCACACGACAAGAACAGATGGAAAGGTTAAGAATGGACGCGATCTGACGCTGAAACCATAA
- the hflX gene encoding GTPase HflX, translating into MEDKIHERVILAGCQLNESDERFSYSMEELASLTKTADGEVVASISQKRDRIHPSTYIGKGKLEELSILEEELEPDLIIFNDELSPSQMRNLSKELNCRVIDRTQLILDIFAKRARSKEGKLQVELAQLQYMLPRLGGKGIELSRLGGGIGTRGPGETKLESDRRHIRRKVDEIKNQLKVIVQHRDRYRERRKKNKTFQIALVGYTNAGKSTLFNRLSAADSYEENQLFATLDPMTRKMIMPSGYTALLTDTVGFIQDLPTTLIAAFRSTLEEVKEADLLLHVVDSSNPDYENHQSTVNGLLKELDMDHLPQLTVYNKIDQIHEGFIPSSQSKQIKISAYDENDRHALLIKVEEMAISLMEEYEAWIPSTEGKLLSQLKGETILRELSFQEEEQRYFTKGYSLVDHPITGAIKRYKR; encoded by the coding sequence TTGGAAGATAAAATTCATGAAAGAGTCATTCTTGCTGGATGCCAGTTGAACGAGAGTGATGAGCGGTTCAGCTATTCGATGGAAGAGCTCGCTTCGTTGACGAAAACAGCTGATGGGGAAGTCGTTGCTTCCATTTCCCAAAAAAGGGATCGTATCCACCCTTCTACATACATTGGCAAAGGAAAGCTGGAAGAACTGTCCATACTCGAAGAGGAGTTGGAGCCTGATCTGATCATTTTTAATGATGAACTTTCCCCCAGCCAAATGAGGAATTTATCAAAAGAATTAAATTGCAGAGTGATTGACCGTACACAGTTGATACTGGATATTTTTGCGAAGAGGGCCCGCTCCAAAGAAGGTAAGCTCCAAGTTGAACTTGCTCAGCTTCAATACATGCTGCCTCGCCTTGGCGGGAAAGGGATTGAACTGTCGCGCCTTGGTGGAGGAATCGGGACCCGCGGCCCAGGTGAAACAAAATTGGAATCTGACCGCAGGCATATTCGCCGGAAAGTTGATGAAATAAAAAATCAATTGAAGGTAATCGTTCAGCACCGGGATCGGTACAGGGAGCGCAGGAAAAAGAATAAAACTTTTCAGATTGCATTGGTGGGCTACACGAATGCCGGGAAATCAACCTTATTCAATCGACTTTCCGCAGCTGATTCCTATGAAGAAAATCAATTATTTGCCACGTTGGATCCAATGACGCGAAAAATGATCATGCCAAGCGGATATACTGCATTACTTACGGATACCGTAGGATTCATCCAGGATTTGCCTACTACGCTTATTGCAGCTTTCAGGTCCACCCTAGAGGAAGTGAAAGAAGCGGACCTCTTGCTTCATGTTGTAGATAGTTCCAATCCTGATTATGAAAATCACCAAAGCACGGTGAATGGTCTTCTGAAAGAATTGGATATGGATCATTTGCCGCAGTTGACTGTTTATAATAAAATCGATCAAATTCATGAAGGGTTCATTCCTTCATCTCAATCAAAGCAAATTAAGATTAGTGCTTATGATGAAAATGACCGCCATGCCCTTCTCATAAAAGTGGAAGAGATGGCGATAAGCCTAATGGAAGAATATGAAGCATGGATTCCATCCACAGAAGGAAAGCTGCTTTCACAATTAAAAGGTGAAACGATATTGAGGGAGCTGTCTTTTCAAGAAGAGGAGCAAAGATATTTTACAAAGGGGTATTCTTTAGTGGATCACCCGATAACAGGTGCAATCAAACGATACAAGCGATAG
- a CDS encoding glycerol-3-phosphate dehydrogenase/oxidase gives MNKQTFSNINRSETVRKMKTDAYDLLVIGGGITGAGIALDAVTRGMKVALVEMQDFAAGTSSRSTKLVHGGLRYLKQFEVKMVAEVGKERAIVYENGPHVTTPEWMLLPIHKGGTFGKFSTSVGLRVYDFLAGVKKSEKRKMLSREAALQKEPLVKKDGLQGGGYYVEYRTDDARLTIEVMKEAVQRGAHVLNYAKANQFIYQNKQIIGVHIGDLLSGEAFPVKAKKVVNAAGPWVDQVRGNDYAKNNKELRLTKGVHLVISQEKFPLKQAIYFDTPDKRMVFAIPRDGKTYVGTTDTFFDGDKANPKMTKEDRDYILKAIHFMFPEVKVAKEDVESSWAGVRPLIYEEGKDPSEISRKDEVWEAESGLITIAGGKLTGYRKMAETVVNLVAERITESGSPRYKGCQTKHLPISGGDFGGSAQMERYVESFESKAAAVGLPAEVGREIAQKYGTNAEIILKYVKTNKTNLPSKIYAELQYAIDHEMVYKPVDFFIRRTGALFFDRSWVNEWKKPVIDHMGKSLGWKKEEFAQYTAELEKELKDAVEPVDIQ, from the coding sequence ATGAACAAACAAACATTTTCTAATATAAATCGCAGTGAAACAGTGCGAAAAATGAAAACGGATGCTTACGATTTGCTTGTCATAGGAGGAGGGATCACTGGTGCAGGGATTGCCTTGGATGCAGTGACAAGGGGGATGAAAGTCGCGCTGGTCGAAATGCAGGACTTTGCAGCAGGAACTTCCAGCCGTTCCACGAAACTTGTTCATGGAGGACTCAGGTATTTAAAGCAATTTGAAGTGAAAATGGTCGCGGAGGTCGGAAAGGAACGGGCCATTGTTTATGAAAACGGACCACATGTTACGACTCCCGAATGGATGCTTCTTCCAATCCATAAAGGAGGAACATTTGGTAAATTCAGTACCTCAGTAGGGCTTCGAGTATATGATTTTCTTGCAGGGGTCAAAAAATCCGAAAAAAGAAAGATGCTGAGCCGTGAAGCTGCACTTCAAAAAGAACCGTTAGTCAAAAAAGACGGGCTGCAAGGGGGAGGCTATTATGTCGAGTATCGTACAGATGACGCCCGACTTACCATAGAAGTCATGAAGGAAGCGGTCCAAAGAGGGGCGCATGTATTGAATTATGCCAAAGCAAATCAATTTATTTATCAAAATAAACAAATCATCGGAGTCCATATTGGAGATCTTCTTAGCGGAGAAGCATTCCCTGTCAAGGCGAAAAAGGTTGTGAATGCCGCTGGGCCATGGGTCGATCAAGTTAGGGGTAATGACTATGCTAAAAATAATAAGGAGCTTCGCCTTACAAAGGGAGTACATCTTGTCATAAGCCAAGAAAAGTTCCCGTTGAAGCAAGCGATCTATTTTGATACCCCGGACAAGAGGATGGTCTTTGCCATTCCGAGGGATGGCAAAACGTATGTCGGTACAACTGATACTTTCTTTGACGGGGACAAAGCGAATCCTAAAATGACAAAAGAGGATCGCGATTATATCCTAAAGGCGATTCATTTTATGTTCCCTGAAGTGAAAGTAGCAAAAGAGGATGTGGAATCAAGCTGGGCTGGCGTAAGGCCGCTTATATATGAAGAAGGCAAAGATCCTTCTGAAATTTCACGGAAAGATGAAGTATGGGAAGCAGAAAGCGGACTCATCACAATTGCAGGCGGAAAGCTTACAGGCTACAGGAAAATGGCAGAAACAGTAGTCAATCTGGTAGCTGAAAGAATTACTGAATCTGGCAGCCCGCGTTATAAAGGATGCCAAACTAAGCACCTTCCAATATCCGGAGGAGATTTTGGAGGTTCAGCACAAATGGAAAGGTACGTTGAATCTTTTGAATCCAAAGCAGCAGCGGTCGGATTGCCAGCAGAGGTAGGAAGGGAAATTGCACAAAAATATGGAACAAACGCCGAAATCATTTTAAAATATGTTAAAACCAATAAAACGAATCTTCCTTCAAAAATATATGCAGAACTGCAGTATGCCATTGATCATGAAATGGTTTACAAGCCTGTAGATTTCTTTATTCGCCGGACAGGCGCGCTGTTCTTTGATCGCAGCTGGGTGAATGAATGGAAGAAACCAGTCATTGATCATATGGGAAAATCATTAGGATGGAAAAAGGAAGAGTTTGCACAATATACAGCCGAGTTAGAAAAAGAATTAAAGGATGCCGTAGAGCCGGTTGATATTCAATAA
- a CDS encoding aminotransferase class I/II-fold pyridoxal phosphate-dependent enzyme, with amino-acid sequence MFEFLTHGEKLKPIIEEIEKQIQPIHQEINRRAEENQFRVLSSFQDKRVSDSHFIPTTGYGYDDIGRDTLEKIYGDVFGGEAGLVRPQIISGTHAISIALFGILRPGDDLLYITGKPYDTLEEIVGIRGSGVGSLKEFGIGYSSVPLAEDGKVDYEAVEKAISPSIKMIGIQRSKGYATRPSFTIKELEEMIRFVKEIKPDAVVFVDNCYGEFVEDKEPCHVGADLMAGSLIKNPGGGLAKTGGYLVGKAGLIEACSYRMTSPGIGAEAGPSLYSLQEMYQGFFLAPHVVGEALKGAVFTSALLERLGMDTYPKWNSTRTDLIQSVQFDNAEKMIQFCQAIQYASPVNSHVTPYPNYMPGYEDDVIMAAGTFIQGASIELTADGPIRPPYVAYVQGGITYSHVKIAVSSAVDRLVEKGLIAL; translated from the coding sequence ATGTTTGAATTTTTAACACACGGAGAAAAATTGAAGCCAATCATAGAAGAAATAGAAAAACAAATTCAGCCGATTCATCAAGAAATCAATCGCAGAGCGGAAGAAAACCAATTCCGTGTACTGTCTTCATTTCAAGATAAGCGGGTAAGTGATTCCCACTTCATCCCTACAACAGGATACGGATATGACGATATTGGCCGCGATACTCTTGAAAAAATATACGGGGACGTTTTTGGTGGAGAAGCAGGATTGGTCCGTCCGCAGATCATTTCGGGAACACATGCGATCTCAATCGCGTTATTCGGGATATTAAGACCAGGGGACGACTTGTTGTATATTACAGGTAAACCTTACGATACACTTGAAGAAATTGTAGGCATCCGGGGAAGTGGAGTCGGTTCATTAAAAGAATTTGGCATCGGCTACAGCAGTGTGCCCCTTGCAGAAGATGGAAAAGTGGATTACGAAGCAGTGGAGAAGGCGATATCCCCTTCTATAAAAATGATAGGAATCCAACGTTCAAAAGGATATGCAACGCGTCCTTCATTTACAATAAAAGAGCTTGAGGAAATGATCCGTTTTGTAAAAGAAATCAAGCCTGATGCTGTGGTATTCGTTGATAACTGCTATGGGGAATTTGTCGAAGATAAGGAACCTTGCCATGTAGGAGCTGACTTGATGGCAGGATCATTGATTAAAAACCCAGGTGGCGGCCTTGCAAAAACAGGGGGGTATCTTGTAGGCAAGGCAGGTTTGATTGAAGCCTGTTCCTATAGGATGACGTCTCCAGGAATCGGGGCGGAAGCAGGCCCTTCACTATACAGCCTGCAAGAAATGTATCAAGGATTTTTCCTTGCTCCTCACGTAGTGGGTGAAGCCTTAAAAGGAGCTGTCTTTACTTCCGCGCTCCTAGAGCGCCTTGGGATGGACACTTATCCGAAATGGAATAGCACAAGGACGGATCTTATACAATCTGTCCAATTTGATAATGCCGAAAAGATGATCCAGTTTTGTCAGGCAATCCAATACGCTTCACCCGTCAATTCACATGTGACGCCATATCCGAATTATATGCCTGGCTATGAAGACGATGTCATCATGGCTGCAGGAACGTTTATCCAAGGGGCAAGCATAGAATTGACTGCAGATGGCCCGATCAGACCTCCTTATGTTGCATATGTACAAGGAGGGATTACTTATTCTCATGTGAAAATCGCAGTTAGCTCAGCAGTGGACAGATTAGTTGAAAAAGGTTTAATTGCTTTATAA
- the hfq gene encoding RNA chaperone Hfq: MKQAINIQDQFLNQLRKDGTLVTVFLLNGFQLRGLVKGFDSFTVLFECEGKQQLVFKHAISTFAPQRNVQLNFDEQQ, translated from the coding sequence ATGAAACAAGCTATCAATATTCAAGATCAATTTTTGAATCAATTACGAAAAGACGGTACACTAGTGACCGTATTCTTGTTGAATGGTTTCCAACTTCGTGGACTAGTAAAAGGCTTTGACAGTTTTACAGTACTATTCGAATGCGAGGGCAAACAGCAGCTTGTGTTCAAACACGCAATCTCTACATTTGCTCCACAGCGCAATGTCCAACTGAATTTTGATGAACAGCAATAA